A stretch of the Hyalangium minutum genome encodes the following:
- a CDS encoding class II glutamine amidotransferase — protein MSVVLAVLSSDPNLLKCELARLEGQVLLQAEPRANAVGVGTYADGEVLLRRLSSDAGLSVSSLAPPHESAALVFHGGKLPVGLSLEDNTQPFRSRAWLFAHQGALQGFDWLRTSLLEPLPEFLQWQVKGSTEGEVAFAHFLKHLRDLGRMEDPRLEAEVAGHWLRETARELERAAAQGGAARTSTLNFVATNGRILVATRSGEAPLYYTRLEGTDHCEVCGITSTTPETHPKVIAHRRHRAVVVASHVKRTQGWVELTQGTVLAVSEDLQVRHLPAI, from the coding sequence ATGTCGGTCGTCCTGGCGGTGCTCTCCTCGGATCCCAACCTGCTGAAGTGCGAGCTGGCGCGGCTGGAGGGTCAGGTTCTCCTCCAGGCGGAGCCCCGGGCCAACGCCGTGGGTGTGGGAACGTACGCGGACGGTGAGGTGCTGTTGCGCCGGTTGTCGAGCGACGCGGGGCTGTCGGTGAGCTCGCTGGCTCCCCCGCACGAGTCGGCGGCGCTCGTGTTTCACGGGGGCAAGCTGCCGGTGGGACTGTCGCTCGAGGACAACACCCAGCCGTTCCGGTCCAGGGCGTGGCTGTTCGCCCACCAGGGCGCGCTGCAGGGCTTCGATTGGCTGAGGACTTCGCTGCTGGAGCCGCTGCCCGAGTTTCTCCAGTGGCAGGTGAAGGGCTCCACAGAGGGCGAGGTGGCGTTCGCGCACTTCCTCAAGCACCTGCGGGATCTGGGGCGCATGGAGGATCCGCGGCTGGAGGCGGAGGTGGCAGGCCACTGGCTGAGGGAGACGGCGCGGGAACTGGAGCGTGCGGCGGCCCAGGGCGGGGCGGCGCGAACCTCCACGCTGAACTTCGTGGCCACCAATGGGCGGATCCTCGTGGCGACGCGCTCGGGCGAGGCGCCTCTCTATTACACGCGGCTGGAGGGCACGGATCACTGCGAGGTGTGCGGCATCACCTCGACGACGCCGGAGACACATCCCAAGGTGATCGCGCACCGGCGCCACCGGGCGGTGGTGGTGGCCAGCCATGTGAAGCGCACCCAGGGATGGGTGGAGCTGACTCAAGGCACGGTGCTGGCGGTAAGCGAAGATCTCCAGGTCCGCCACCTTCCCGCGATCTGA
- a CDS encoding PAS domain-containing hybrid sensor histidine kinase/response regulator, translated as MEIQALEESAEELYEHAPCGYISTLPNGTIVKVNQTFLKWTGYSREELLGGKRFQDLLAVGAKIFHETHYAPLLQMQGAVEEINFELVSKSGRPLPVLANTVQKKDEAGKVLLHRTTVFNISDRKTYERELVLARKKAEEAAKAKADFLSMMSHEIRTPMNAIIGLSNLLGQTALSSQQHKYLQILQTSSENLLNLLNNILDFSKIEAGKVSLEEKRFNVRQLIYGIFHGLNVKAEEKGLAVRVEIDEQVPAWLMGDPVKLGQILTNLLGNAIKFTEEGSVTLAARVREATPEAISVDFHVSDTGIGIAPDRLAHVFEEFSQASYDINLKYGGTGLGLTICQKLLEMYGSTMKVESELGRGTTFSFPLRLKRAQGEEESTGPAEYLSDSQILRGVRVLVAEDNSVNVFVVSQFLRKWGIDFEVVENGHQALEKLQQRTYELVLMDLQMPVLSGYEATYTLRNLPDERFRRLPILALTASARPGLEERVDLAGFTDYVGKPFKPDELFAKIAQYVTLPAPPPSPKPLPEEKREPPTAAVDEALPPPRFSFEKFRAMAEGDTQGLLELSTLALGNTEQCKHDFQQALEERDAEAFEFHAHRMKMTLELLQTHALWAALQKGRSLLTNGTWTPDRSHAAVHAIHQELDALIAALKEEVRTVSACLPPVSEPLARPQPVQHP; from the coding sequence GTGGAAATCCAAGCCCTCGAAGAAAGCGCTGAGGAGCTCTATGAGCACGCGCCCTGTGGCTACATCTCCACACTGCCGAACGGAACCATCGTCAAGGTCAACCAGACGTTCCTGAAGTGGACGGGCTACTCACGCGAGGAGCTGCTGGGTGGTAAGCGCTTCCAGGATCTGCTGGCGGTGGGGGCGAAGATCTTCCACGAGACGCACTACGCACCCCTCTTGCAGATGCAGGGCGCCGTCGAGGAGATCAACTTCGAGCTGGTGAGCAAGAGCGGACGCCCGCTGCCGGTGCTGGCCAACACGGTCCAGAAGAAGGACGAGGCCGGCAAGGTGCTCCTGCACCGCACCACCGTCTTCAACATCTCGGACCGGAAGACGTACGAGCGGGAGCTGGTACTGGCGCGAAAGAAGGCCGAGGAGGCCGCCAAGGCCAAGGCGGACTTCCTCTCCATGATGAGCCACGAGATCCGCACCCCGATGAACGCCATCATCGGGCTGTCGAACCTGCTGGGGCAGACGGCGCTCTCATCGCAGCAGCACAAGTACTTGCAGATCCTGCAGACCTCGTCCGAGAACCTGCTCAACCTGCTCAACAACATCCTGGACTTCAGCAAGATCGAGGCGGGCAAGGTCTCTCTGGAGGAGAAGCGCTTCAACGTCCGCCAGCTCATCTACGGCATCTTCCACGGGCTCAACGTGAAGGCCGAGGAGAAGGGCCTGGCCGTGCGGGTGGAGATTGACGAGCAGGTGCCCGCCTGGTTGATGGGAGATCCCGTCAAGCTGGGGCAGATCCTCACCAACCTGCTGGGCAATGCCATCAAGTTCACCGAGGAGGGCTCCGTCACGCTGGCGGCGCGGGTGCGCGAGGCCACCCCGGAGGCCATCTCCGTGGACTTCCACGTCAGCGACACGGGCATCGGCATTGCCCCGGACCGCCTGGCGCACGTCTTCGAGGAGTTCTCCCAGGCCAGCTACGACATCAACCTGAAGTACGGCGGCACGGGCCTGGGCCTCACCATCTGCCAGAAGCTGCTGGAGATGTACGGCAGCACCATGAAGGTGGAGAGCGAGCTGGGCCGAGGCACCACGTTCTCCTTCCCCCTGCGCCTGAAGCGCGCCCAGGGCGAGGAGGAGTCCACCGGCCCCGCCGAGTACCTCTCGGACTCGCAGATTCTCCGCGGCGTCCGGGTGCTGGTGGCCGAGGACAACTCCGTCAACGTCTTCGTCGTCTCCCAGTTCCTGCGCAAGTGGGGCATCGACTTCGAGGTGGTGGAGAACGGGCATCAGGCCCTCGAGAAGCTCCAGCAGCGCACCTATGAACTGGTGCTGATGGACCTGCAGATGCCCGTGCTCTCCGGCTACGAGGCCACCTATACCCTGCGGAACCTCCCGGACGAGCGCTTCCGGCGGCTGCCCATCCTGGCGCTGACGGCCTCGGCCCGGCCGGGCCTGGAGGAGCGCGTGGATCTGGCCGGCTTCACGGACTACGTGGGCAAGCCCTTCAAGCCGGATGAGCTCTTCGCGAAGATCGCCCAGTACGTCACCCTGCCCGCGCCGCCGCCCTCCCCGAAGCCCCTTCCCGAAGAGAAGCGAGAGCCGCCCACGGCCGCGGTGGACGAGGCCCTCCCCCCGCCGCGGTTCAGCTTCGAGAAGTTCCGTGCCATGGCCGAGGGAGACACCCAGGGCCTGTTGGAGCTCAGCACCCTGGCCCTCGGCAACACCGAGCAGTGCAAGCACGACTTCCAGCAAGCCCTGGAGGAGCGGGACGCCGAGGCGTTCGAGTTCCACGCCCACCGGATGAAGATGACGCTGGAGTTGCTGCAGACTCACGCGCTGTGGGCGGCGCTCCAGAAGGGCCGCTCTCTCCTGACAAACGGAACGTGGACTCCGGATCGGAGCCACGCCGCTGTCCACGCAATCCACCAAGAGTTGGATGCCCTCATCGCGGCGTTGAAGGAAGAGGTGCGGACCGTCTCCGCGTGCCTCCCCCCCGTGAGCGAGCCCCTGGCCAGGCCCCAGCCCGTGCAGCACCCCTGA
- a CDS encoding bifunctional serine/threonine-protein kinase/formylglycine-generating enzyme family protein, with product MRPLGRGSTGQVFLAHDTLLERAVAVKFLPAGDQAGLARFLNEARAAARVQHPHVVTLYRVGQVEGYAYLVTEYTPGVSLDRVKKPVPWERALQVGRDLARGLAAAHRRGVLHRDLKPGNIIITEPGQAKLLDFGLAKLLENHLAPASELQLKPPDSDGSIPLSPVGTPYYMAPEAWGTEESTARADIYSLGAVLYELCCGRAPFRHVPFAALPQTVQREETPPLREAAPGLDAALASVVERCLRRDPLSRYASAEELLDALEQVGSAEARLPVPEGNPYRGLSAFEAEHRSVFFGRAREARTVLERLSSDGFVLLTGDSGVGKSSLCAAGVLPSIDEGALGDGRRWETRRMVPGRRPLSALARVLAPRWGESAETLVAQWVAEPEALARRIRGALGSAAGLALYVDQLEELVTLSVPEEASSFAQALAPLAQGLPGVRLVATARSDFLTRLAGLPGLGPQVGRAIHLVPPLGPTEVREAVIGPARVKGFRFESEALVKTLVDATVSAHGGLPLLQFALAQLWEGRSREHAVIPASALEVLGGVSGALARHADGVVEALPAEQQRAARSLLLRLVTNEGTRARRSADELCGDDTRYRAALEALVRGRLVTAREAAEGSTYEVAHEALLHGWATLARWLAEEGETREVRLRLEAGAREWERTANSAEVLWGERALQEAQALEPEELPERERRFLEASRQELRRRRRRRQAVGAAFLVSLLAAAGLVQLRGAMERERAATAELTVAREHLAKATHAAEAQERAANEAFQAFDTGRLPEAEAAWAEARQHASETDLHQAKQGEALERALALAPGHPEVRGLLSDALLTRAGRAEAMGQKSLRDVLASRLQLVDTEGERWARWTAPARLQVTKPPESLLRVQRYVPSHEGSLALEDVPNGAENETLSLSAGSYLLTMHPTDGAEVRLPVMLGRGEHRQVNLQPPPTRTPSGFVYVPPGRFLFGSTADESVRQFFNAAPQHPVETKGYFIGRYEVTWAEYLAFLESLPPKLQEEHLPRAGSTGLYGSLSLSREASGRWVLALQPTTQRLEARQGERLRYPGRTVRAEVEWERLPVVGIRYGDAQAYAAWLASTGRVPGARLCTELEWERAARGADGREYPHGDRLLPNEANFDQTYGKEPLSFGPDEVGSHPASASPFGLEDMAGNVWEWTGSVLNPGQPVARGSSYYFSAATCRATNREAPEASFRDLTVGMRLCASLPE from the coding sequence GTGCGTCCCCTGGGCCGTGGCAGCACCGGGCAGGTATTCCTGGCGCACGACACGCTGCTCGAGCGTGCGGTCGCCGTGAAGTTCCTCCCTGCGGGGGACCAGGCAGGGCTGGCCCGCTTCCTCAACGAGGCGCGTGCCGCCGCCCGTGTCCAGCACCCTCACGTCGTCACCCTCTACCGCGTGGGGCAGGTAGAGGGCTACGCCTACCTCGTCACCGAGTACACCCCGGGCGTCAGCCTGGATCGGGTGAAGAAGCCCGTGCCCTGGGAGCGGGCGCTGCAAGTGGGACGCGACCTGGCACGCGGCCTGGCCGCCGCTCACCGCCGGGGCGTGCTGCACCGCGACCTCAAGCCCGGCAACATCATCATCACCGAGCCTGGGCAAGCGAAGCTGCTGGACTTCGGCCTGGCCAAGCTGCTCGAGAACCACCTGGCCCCCGCCTCCGAGCTGCAACTGAAGCCGCCCGACTCTGACGGCTCGATTCCCCTCTCTCCGGTGGGAACGCCCTATTACATGGCCCCCGAGGCCTGGGGCACTGAAGAGTCCACGGCCCGCGCGGACATCTACTCGCTGGGAGCCGTCCTGTATGAGCTGTGCTGCGGACGAGCCCCCTTCCGGCATGTGCCTTTCGCCGCCCTGCCTCAGACGGTGCAGCGCGAGGAGACCCCGCCCCTGCGAGAGGCCGCGCCGGGCCTGGATGCGGCGCTGGCGTCCGTGGTGGAGCGCTGCCTGCGGCGGGATCCGCTCTCGCGCTATGCCTCCGCCGAGGAGCTGCTGGACGCGCTGGAGCAGGTGGGCTCCGCCGAGGCGCGTCTGCCCGTTCCCGAGGGCAACCCCTACCGGGGCCTGAGCGCCTTCGAGGCCGAGCACCGCTCCGTCTTCTTCGGACGCGCTCGGGAGGCGCGCACGGTGCTGGAGCGGCTGAGCTCCGACGGCTTCGTCCTGCTCACCGGAGATTCGGGGGTGGGCAAGTCCTCGCTGTGCGCGGCGGGGGTACTGCCCTCGATCGACGAGGGAGCCCTGGGAGATGGGCGACGGTGGGAGACGCGGCGGATGGTGCCGGGACGGCGGCCGCTCAGCGCTCTTGCGCGGGTGCTGGCTCCCAGATGGGGCGAGTCCGCCGAGACCTTGGTGGCCCAGTGGGTGGCGGAGCCCGAGGCGCTTGCCCGTCGGATTCGCGGGGCGCTGGGCAGCGCTGCGGGCCTGGCGCTCTACGTGGATCAGCTGGAGGAGCTCGTCACGCTGAGCGTGCCGGAGGAGGCGTCCTCGTTCGCCCAGGCCCTCGCACCTCTGGCCCAGGGGCTGCCCGGGGTCAGGCTGGTGGCCACGGCCCGCAGCGACTTCCTCACCCGCCTCGCGGGCCTGCCTGGGCTGGGACCCCAGGTGGGCAGAGCGATCCATCTGGTGCCTCCGCTCGGTCCCACCGAGGTCCGCGAGGCCGTGATTGGACCGGCCCGCGTCAAGGGCTTCCGCTTCGAGTCCGAGGCGCTGGTGAAGACCCTCGTGGACGCGACCGTGTCGGCCCACGGTGGGCTGCCGCTGCTGCAGTTCGCGCTGGCGCAGCTCTGGGAGGGCCGCTCCCGGGAGCACGCGGTCATCCCCGCCTCGGCGCTGGAGGTGCTCGGAGGCGTGTCGGGCGCACTGGCCCGGCATGCCGACGGAGTCGTGGAGGCCCTGCCCGCCGAACAGCAGCGCGCCGCCCGCTCCCTGTTGCTGCGGCTGGTGACGAACGAGGGAACGCGCGCCCGGCGCAGTGCCGACGAGCTGTGCGGAGATGACACGCGCTACCGCGCCGCACTGGAGGCGCTGGTCCGTGGCCGGTTGGTGACGGCGCGCGAGGCCGCGGAGGGCAGCACCTATGAGGTGGCCCACGAGGCGCTGCTGCACGGGTGGGCCACCCTGGCGCGCTGGCTGGCGGAAGAGGGAGAGACGCGCGAGGTCCGGCTGAGGCTGGAGGCGGGCGCGCGCGAGTGGGAGCGGACCGCAAACTCCGCCGAGGTGCTGTGGGGAGAGCGAGCGCTGCAGGAGGCCCAGGCGCTGGAGCCCGAGGAGCTGCCGGAGCGAGAGCGGCGCTTCTTGGAGGCGTCGCGCCAGGAGCTGCGGCGGCGACGGCGGCGGCGGCAAGCGGTGGGAGCGGCCTTCCTCGTCTCGCTGCTGGCCGCCGCGGGTCTGGTGCAACTGCGCGGGGCGATGGAGCGCGAACGGGCCGCGACCGCCGAGCTGACGGTGGCACGCGAGCACCTGGCCAAGGCAACCCATGCCGCGGAAGCGCAGGAACGGGCCGCGAATGAAGCCTTCCAGGCCTTCGACACGGGCCGCCTGCCAGAAGCCGAGGCAGCGTGGGCCGAGGCACGTCAGCATGCCTCCGAGACAGACCTGCACCAGGCCAAGCAGGGCGAGGCCCTCGAACGCGCACTGGCCCTGGCACCCGGACACCCGGAGGTACGGGGGCTGCTGTCGGATGCCCTGCTGACACGCGCGGGGCGAGCGGAAGCGATGGGGCAGAAGAGCTTGCGCGATGTGCTCGCCAGCCGGCTTCAGTTGGTAGACACGGAAGGGGAGCGCTGGGCACGGTGGACAGCTCCGGCGCGGCTCCAGGTGACGAAGCCCCCAGAGTCACTCCTGCGTGTGCAGCGGTATGTTCCCTCGCACGAGGGCTCCCTGGCACTGGAGGACGTACCGAACGGCGCGGAGAACGAGACGCTGAGCCTGTCCGCGGGCTCATACCTGCTCACGATGCACCCGACCGATGGGGCTGAGGTGCGTTTGCCGGTGATGCTGGGGCGCGGGGAACACCGTCAAGTGAACCTGCAGCCTCCCCCCACCCGCACTCCCTCAGGCTTTGTCTACGTGCCCCCCGGCCGCTTCCTCTTCGGGAGCACGGCGGACGAGAGCGTCCGTCAGTTCTTCAACGCCGCCCCTCAGCACCCGGTGGAGACAAAGGGCTACTTCATCGGCCGCTACGAGGTGACGTGGGCGGAGTACCTGGCCTTCCTGGAGTCGCTGCCTCCGAAGCTCCAGGAGGAGCACCTGCCCCGCGCGGGCAGCACGGGCCTGTATGGCTCACTGTCCCTGAGCCGCGAGGCGAGTGGACGCTGGGTGCTCGCCCTGCAGCCCACCACCCAGCGACTCGAAGCGCGCCAAGGCGAGCGCCTGCGCTACCCGGGCCGCACCGTCCGCGCGGAGGTGGAGTGGGAGCGGCTGCCGGTGGTGGGGATCCGCTACGGGGACGCCCAGGCTTATGCGGCGTGGCTGGCCTCCACGGGCCGAGTGCCCGGGGCACGGCTCTGCACGGAGCTGGAGTGGGAGCGCGCCGCCCGCGGTGCCGACGGACGGGAGTACCCCCATGGGGACCGGCTGCTGCCCAACGAGGCCAACTTCGATCAAACCTACGGCAAGGAGCCGCTCTCCTTCGGTCCAGACGAAGTGGGCAGTCACCCAGCCTCCGCCAGTCCCTTTGGCCTCGAAGACATGGCCGGCAACGTGTGGGAGTGGACCGGCTCTGTCCTCAACCCTGGCCAGCCGGTGGCACGGGGGAGCAGCTACTACTTCAGCGCCGCCACCTGCCGCGCCACCAACCGCGAGGCCCCGGAGGCCTCCTTCCGAGACCTCACCGTGGGCATGCGGCTGTGCGCCAGCCTTCCGGAGTGA
- a CDS encoding response regulator has protein sequence MAELPSAPASSPLAGTSSTGAAHARRILVVEDYEDNRELYATYLSLQGFEVLTAENGAQALECVRESSPDVILMDLSLPVLSGWDAIRELKMDPHTRGIPILALTGHATPTHKARAQEAGADDFAAKPCPLQDVEQRILDLLKGPSSRLGEVG, from the coding sequence ATGGCTGAACTCCCTTCCGCTCCCGCCTCTTCTCCGCTGGCTGGCACCTCGTCCACGGGCGCAGCTCACGCACGGCGCATCCTCGTCGTCGAGGACTATGAGGACAACCGCGAGCTGTATGCGACGTACCTCTCCCTGCAGGGGTTCGAGGTGCTGACCGCCGAGAACGGCGCCCAGGCCCTGGAGTGCGTACGGGAGTCCTCCCCGGACGTCATCCTGATGGACCTGTCGCTCCCCGTCCTGAGCGGCTGGGACGCCATCCGGGAGCTCAAGATGGATCCTCACACCCGCGGCATTCCCATCCTCGCCCTCACGGGCCACGCCACGCCGACCCACAAGGCCCGGGCGCAAGAGGCCGGCGCGGATGACTTCGCCGCCAAGCCTTGCCCGCTTCAGGATGTGGAGCAGCGGATCCTCGATCTGCTCAAGGGCCCCTCTTCGCGACTGGGAGAGGTGGGCTGA
- a CDS encoding ADYC domain-containing protein, with the protein MNRLVATLACLALSACSPVNEDDAEEAGFLPSSVDLQTARAAMRIENGGSLNGGSLNGGSLNGGSLNGGSLNGNDLSGFLVHVDYDFASVDGRSDLDWLRIEGTQFKAKRGPAIYSGYDFWGARFFGHLGDGRRATLRIAAMRQAAEPNQDLTEYWVEYRDDGGNWHPICRDYTGTAVWAYPVKGVYDYRSGVPTGGAHFDEPTRFTFACGGGAIVKCINLGYRPWVTHNGESLAPYHQACTRLLRADYCGDGSTYTQNGNRVNLYDPLGLQQDTENWIFEAAWDENGARCFYPLNRSHAGIPCYDTRVELFCGTNLSSQTLGIRLVNETPTAGLTP; encoded by the coding sequence ATGAATCGGCTTGTCGCGACGCTGGCCTGCCTTGCACTCAGCGCGTGTTCACCGGTGAACGAAGACGATGCCGAGGAGGCCGGATTTCTCCCCTCCTCGGTGGACCTGCAGACCGCGCGCGCCGCGATGCGCATCGAGAACGGCGGCAGCCTCAACGGTGGCAGCCTCAACGGCGGCAGCCTCAACGGTGGCAGCCTCAACGGTGGCAGCCTCAACGGGAATGATCTCTCCGGGTTCCTGGTCCACGTGGACTACGATTTCGCGAGCGTGGACGGGAGATCGGACCTCGATTGGCTGCGCATCGAGGGGACTCAGTTCAAGGCGAAGAGGGGCCCGGCCATCTACTCGGGCTACGACTTCTGGGGGGCCCGGTTCTTCGGGCACCTGGGAGACGGCCGCCGGGCGACGCTGCGCATCGCTGCCATGCGGCAGGCCGCGGAGCCCAACCAAGACCTGACCGAGTACTGGGTCGAGTACCGGGATGATGGGGGGAACTGGCACCCCATCTGCCGCGACTACACCGGCACCGCAGTCTGGGCGTACCCGGTGAAGGGCGTCTACGACTACCGCAGCGGTGTGCCCACGGGCGGCGCCCACTTCGACGAACCCACCCGCTTCACCTTCGCGTGTGGCGGAGGCGCGATCGTGAAGTGCATCAACTTGGGCTACCGCCCCTGGGTGACGCACAACGGGGAGTCGCTGGCCCCGTACCACCAGGCGTGCACGCGGCTGCTCCGCGCGGACTACTGCGGCGACGGCTCGACCTACACGCAGAACGGCAACCGGGTGAACCTGTATGATCCTCTGGGGCTTCAGCAGGACACCGAGAACTGGATCTTCGAGGCGGCCTGGGACGAGAACGGCGCGCGGTGCTTCTACCCGCTGAACCGCTCGCACGCGGGCATCCCCTGCTACGACACCCGTGTGGAGCTCTTCTGCGGCACCAACCTGTCCTCACAGACCCTGGGCATCCGGCTCGTCAACGAGACGCCGACCGCAGGCCTCACCCCGTAG